From one Vicinamibacteria bacterium genomic stretch:
- a CDS encoding DUF433 domain-containing protein: MATTMETWDKKRGYVYPHIRKVEGICAGRPCIDGTRVRVLDIVFLEKRGYTTEQMLEQYPDLSQAQVYAALTYYHDNRAEIDAYVAEDEASEERFERDRAEFLSKRRASTPR; encoded by the coding sequence ATGGCCACGACGATGGAAACCTGGGACAAGAAGCGTGGCTACGTGTACCCCCACATCCGGAAGGTCGAGGGCATATGTGCCGGTCGGCCTTGCATCGATGGGACGAGGGTGCGCGTGCTCGACATCGTCTTCCTGGAGAAAAGGGGCTACACCACTGAGCAAATGCTCGAGCAGTACCCTGACTTGAGCCAGGCACAGGTCTACGCGGCGCTCACCTACTATCACGACAACCGGGCAGAAATCGACGCGTATGTCGCGGAAGACGAAGCGTCGGAAGAAAGATTCGAGCGCGATAGGGCCGAGTTTCTCAGCAAACGCCGAGCCTCGACCCCGCGTTAG